GACTCAAAACCCTCTGATTTCGGTGTTAAAAATATAAGGatgtttttgaatattttgtggGTTTagatcaaaatataataatttcaagGGTGTAAACAGAAAAAGCAACCATTTACTCGGATTCGGATCCTTCAAAAGTCCAAACCCGTTAACTTCTTATCGGATGCAAGACTGCTTATCGGGTCGGGTCACATCAAACAGCGTTCTCCGCCATGGCTGAGGCCTCGCTCTACTTCCGCCATTGTTGGATCTCTCTTTCTCCATTGATTCACCCTTCGTTAGGGTTTTCAGCGCAAGCCATGGATCTGGGGAGAAGATGGGCGTTTCTCCTACTTGTCTTGCTCTCTTCCTCCATGGCGTTTGCAGCCTCTTCGGAGCAAATCCCTGGGAGAGCTGTGATCGATGTCAAAGGTGAGGCCGGGCTCTGTTGTGTGGGTGGTGCAGCTCTCTGATCTCCATTTCAGTTTTTTCCATCCTGAGAGAGCTCTTGATTTTAAGAGACTGATCGGTCCTGCGCTTTCTATGATCAACCCTTCGTTGGTTCTCATCACTGGTGATCTCACAGGTGtctaatttctttcttttttttatgttcatCTGGTTCGATTCTAGTAGCTCTTGGTAGTAATTCTTGTATGTTTTTCATGGTTCAAAGCATTgaatggtttttctttttaaatttgtgattttggaATGAAATCTAATCccaaaattttctcttttttcgtgttatgtttcatttttctctctctaatttatttatattgtgtttGATTGGTCACTTGACATGCGATCATCAGTGGTTAAATTTAAGTTTAGATTACTAGTAGAAAGGGGAGAAAACAACTTCTATAAGAGGACGctatttgaaaaataacatttttttttaataactcaCGTAGTTCTTGTCCGAACTGTTAAATCTTGAACAATGGCTAGAAAATTGCATAAGAGTGTTTGGTCCATTCTGCTTAGGTATGgaggttatttattttatttattatcttcaaGAGTTAATTGCAGCTGTGAATAAATGTGAATTTAAAAGTCATATGAAAGATTTTTGTGTTAACCTATACTTGGTAATTCATTTTGTCCTAactgtgtttttattttcttttactttgtcACTTGGAAAGTAAAGTCTTCAGTTACTAGACGTCTGTTAACTGACTTGGGAAGGGCATgagaattatgatttttaagttttatctGATTTGAATTAGTGATTTGTGGTGATTTTTTGACTAATTACAAGGTAGGTTTAATTTGTAAAGATCCAGTAAGCACTCGTTGTATCTACAATATTGATTTTCGTATAGTATGCCTTATGCTTCTTGGATGAGCAGAGGGAAAGAGCAAAGATTTGTTAATTATGAAACAAAATGAGTCGGAGTGGATAGAGTACCATGACGTGATCACAGATGTCATCAAAGAAAGCGGACTCAGCAAGAACATTTTCTATGATCTTAGAGGGAATCACGACAATTTTGCAGTACCAGTACCTGGTGGCACATATGATTTTTATGAGAAGTATAGTGTCAATGCAATGCTCGGACGTAAAGGAAATGTCCAGAGTGTCACTTTGGAGGTTAGCAATTTATAGACTTACTTTGACAGGCAATTTCTTCGAACTTATTGACTCCTTCTATAATTAGTTGCAATGGCTACACTAATagtgtgttttcattcaaattgcAGCACAATGAATGGAAGCATCTTTTTGTAGGCTTTGATAGCAAACAGGAGATTGGTCTTTGTGGCCCAACAAATCTATTTGGTCATCCGACTGACCAATTACTCACAGATTTAGATATGGAGCTTTCACAATGGGATACTAAAATAACTAAGTCATCATTGACAAAGATTTCCTTCGGGCACTTCCCATTGTCATTTTCTGCACTATCAGAGTCAGGTAAAAGCCTCAAAAGTGTGTTCCTTAAGCATTCCTTATCTGCGTATCTCTGTGGGCATCTTCACACAAGTTTTGGCAGTAACTTGAAGCGCCATCATCAGTCAAGTAATCATTCAGTGTCATCAAGCGAGTATTATCAATTAAATATGCATCAAGCATCTACAAGTAATCTGGATGTTGCAAACTGTTCTAACGAAGTAGAGCGCCCTGAAGAATTTTGGGAATGGGAAATGGGTGATTGGAGAAAGAGCCGAGCTATGAGGATCCTGGCCATTGATTCTGGTCACGTGTCATTTGTAGATATAAACTTTAGGTCAGGAGAACCAAAGGAGATAATTATACTACCTACTTTTCCTTTAGATTCACGGTTTATGCAAAGGATTTCATCTCAA
The Dioscorea cayenensis subsp. rotundata cultivar TDr96_F1 unplaced genomic scaffold, TDr96_F1_v2_PseudoChromosome.rev07_lg8_w22 25.fasta BLBR01001095.1, whole genome shotgun sequence DNA segment above includes these coding regions:
- the LOC120255594 gene encoding LOW QUALITY PROTEIN: putative metallophosphoesterase At3g03305 (The sequence of the model RefSeq protein was modified relative to this genomic sequence to represent the inferred CDS: deleted 1 base in 1 codon); translated protein: MAEASLYFRHCWISLSPLIHPSLGFSAQAMDLGRRWAFLLLVLLSSSMAFAASSEQIPGRAVIDVKGEPGSVVWVVQLSDLHFSFFHPERALDFKRLIGPALSMINPSLVLITGDLTEGKSKDLLIMKQNESEWIEYHDVITDVIKESGLSKNIFYDLRGNHDNFAVPVPGGTYDFYEKYSVNAMLGRKGNVQSVTLEHNEWKHLFVGFDSKQEIGLCGPTNLFGHPTDQLLTDLDMELSQWDTKITKSSLTKISFGHFPLSFSALSESGKSLKSVFLKHSLSAYLCGHLHTSFGSNLKRHHQSSNHSVSSSEYYQLNMHQASTSNLDVANCSNEVERPEEFWEWEMGDWRKSRAMRILAIDSGHVSFVDINFRSGEPKEIIILPTFPLDSRFMQRISSQLDYQCQLLKTSCYDTVRVLIFSSAEITSVTAKIYDSKPGNLHVVLDSTMKKLAGNGTRGDIYSVPWNWRAFVDESPDRYWLQIEAIDITGRSTSSELRPFSINGITKTVSWKWKEFLVMGCQWVSIYNPALSSVLLLLFSLLLIPQVFCIFSKKHNIQKSLSPSFAGKNVVELLIGGACWILMELSRMTLIWSGILLYLLFLTFLPWFFGHVFSGNDDMAYMTREGWKVKTFDERKQLYLGVPDVMVVVLPHLCFVVLPTVLVIASMAAEKAACRSYYLSLSGKKKDDNFEVNRRRSKFADSCRILRFLRKRWMRKLLLLACVVILWKHWKSCRALVKAYDMNPLLHAPVYCFFVPVILIYAVYKTSTAYTKSMNS